From [Flavobacterium] thermophilum:
TTCAGCTGATCGGTGGGTGTGTATGCCTCCCAAAATGGCGCCCGCCCCCATGACGCGAATCCATGGGGGCAGGGAACGGGACATTATTTTTTTTGCCAATGCGACAACGCGAGGGCGCCGACTAAAATGGCGCCTTTAATAATGTCTTGGGCGTAATACGGGACGTTCATCATCGTCAAGCCGTTCAACAACACGCCCATCAAAATCGAACCGAACAGGGTGCCGATGACGTTCGGCTTGCCGGCGCCGAAGACAGAAAAGCCGATGTAGGCGGCGGCGACGCCGTCCATCAAAAACGAAGCGCCGGCCGACACTTGCCCGGTGCCGATGCGCGAGGCGAGCACGATGCCCCCCAAGGCGGCGAAAAAGCCGCTGATGACGTACGCATACGTCCGGTAACGGTTGACCGGGATGCCGGAGAGCCGTGCCGCTTCCCGGTTTTCACCCGTTAAATAAAAGAGACGGCCAGGTTTGGTGTATGTTAAAAACAAGTGGGCGGCCATGACGACAACGAGCATGAGCAAGACCGAAAACGGCACGCCAAACAGCTCCCCTTGGCCGATAAATAAAAAGGAAGGAATAAATTTGCCCGGCGCCGTGCCGCCATCAGGCAGCGGCATGTCGTTATAAATCGAAAATCCTTTTGTATACGTAAGCTGCACGCCGTTGATCGCGTACATCGTCGCCAACGTGGCGAGCAAATCGGGCAGTTTGAATTTGACGATCAACAACGAATTAAGCAGCCCGACGGCGACGCCGAGCAACAGCGGCACGAGCAAGGTGACGAAAATTTCTTGGCGATGCAAGACAAGCGCCGCCGCACTGGCAATCGTCGCCAAGCTCACTGTCGAACCGACCGACAAATCGAAGCCGTCGACGATGAGCGAAAATGTAATGCCAATGGCCACCAAGGTGACGATGGAAATGGAACGCAAAATGTCGCTGAAGTTTTCATAGGTGAAAAACCGGTCTTGTGTCAGGCCAAAATAGGCGATTACAGCCAAAATGGCAAGCAGTGTGCCATGTTTATACAAAAATTCAAGAATGAACGGCGCCGTTTTTTTCGACGGCGCTGTGGAAACGGCTGGCTGGCTCATCGATCTCACCTCCGCTGCAATAGTACACAAGCTGTTCATAGGTTAGTTCTGCGGCCGGCAGGCGGGTGAGCAGCCGGCCGTCAGCCATGATGTAGATGGTGTCGCACACCTCAAGAAGCTCGTGAAATTCACTCGAAAAATATAGTACTGTTTTTCCTTCATCGGCGAGAGCACGGATGATGGAAAACACCTCTTGTTTGGCGTGGACATCGATTCCTTTCGTGGGCTCGTCGAATAGAAAAACACGCGCGTTTGTGTTCAGCCATTTGCCGATGACGACTTTCTGCTGGTTGCCGCCG
This genomic window contains:
- the rbsC_1 gene encoding Ribose transport system permease protein rbsC; amino-acid sequence: MSQPAVSTAPSKKTAPFILEFLYKHGTLLAILAVIAYFGLTQDRFFTYENFSDILRSISIVTLVAIGITFSLIVDGFDLSVGSTVSLATIASAAALVLHRQEIFVTLLVPLLLGVAVGLLNSLLIVKFKLPDLLATLATMYAINGVQLTYTKGFSIYNDMPLPDGGTAPGKFIPSFLFIGQGELFGVPFSVLLMLVVVMAAHLFLTYTKPGRLFYLTGENREAARLSGIPVNRYRTYAYVISGFFAALGGIVLASRIGTGQVSAGASFLMDGVAAAYIGFSVFGAGKPNVIGTLFGSILMGVLLNGLTMMNVPYYAQDIIKGAILVGALALSHWQKK